A single region of the Arthrobacter sp. V1I7 genome encodes:
- a CDS encoding DsbA family protein, with product MPETTSNTADFWFDPMCPFAWVTSRWIGEVEDVRNINTEWHVMSLAVLNEGRDELPAQYKELMAKAWAPVRVIVAAAEKHGAEYIKPLYDAMGTRIHNEGNADIAEVISKSLAEAGLPAELAAAGQSDEFDQQLRASHDAGTALVGQDVGTPVVAFNGTAFFGPVLTRIPRGEEAGRIWDATVTLASFPYFFEIKRSRTESPVFSQAG from the coding sequence GTGCCTGAAACCACGAGCAACACAGCAGATTTCTGGTTCGACCCGATGTGCCCCTTCGCCTGGGTCACTTCCCGCTGGATCGGCGAGGTGGAAGACGTCCGGAACATCAACACCGAGTGGCACGTCATGAGCCTCGCCGTATTGAACGAGGGCCGCGACGAGCTCCCGGCGCAATACAAGGAGCTCATGGCCAAGGCCTGGGCACCGGTGCGGGTCATCGTGGCCGCCGCCGAAAAGCACGGCGCCGAATACATCAAGCCGCTCTACGACGCCATGGGCACCAGGATCCACAACGAAGGCAACGCGGACATCGCCGAGGTCATCTCCAAGTCCCTCGCCGAGGCCGGCCTTCCGGCGGAACTCGCGGCCGCCGGCCAGAGCGACGAATTCGATCAGCAGCTCCGCGCCAGCCACGACGCCGGCACAGCGCTGGTCGGCCAGGACGTCGGCACCCCCGTCGTTGCCTTCAACGGCACCGCCTTCTTCGGCCCCGTCCTGACCCGCATTCCGCGGGGTGAGGAAGCCGGCCGGATCTGGGACGCCACGGTGACCCTTGCGTCCTTCCCGTACTTCTTCGAGATCAAGCGCAGCCGCACCGAAAGCCCGGTTTTTAGCCAGGCCGGTTGA
- a CDS encoding glycoside hydrolase family 15 protein gives MSSEPIADYALLSDCCSAALVSAAGSVDWLCFPRFDSPSVFGRVLGPEAGFWSVRPVGEHTSTRRYLGPTMVLETTHTAPGGRMTVTDALVLGDGKRGHDLGADSPGSLLRQVSCTAGSVDAEIVLSARPDYGLARPRLSATQGGILLRAGATGLFFSTPVAFEVQAGTARARVSLRAGDVLGFALEFQAGGNGEPVSWSQADIARRLADTVQGWTSWSEMHQGYQGPWQELVAASGRILQALSYYPTGAIVAAPTTSLPEVEGGTRNWDYRYSWIRDASMTLQALWVAACPDEAGKFFQFLATAAASRLAGGEELQIMFGVGGECELPERELTHLPGWRGSSPVRVGNGACNQRQLDVYGELLDAAATLPGYLAELAPETRRFLADAADAAAARWQDRDHGIWEVRGERRHYLHSKLLCWVAVDRAIGLAGLLQAEDKVPRWTGTRDRIAASIRAEGWSDAANAYTQSYGSQALDASALMLSIVGFLPPDDPGILATIEAIEQRLTDPRGLVYRYRSGDGLPGEEGTFLLCTFWLAHALALAGRTERARAVFERAAVFATDLGLLAEEVAPDSGELLGNFPQAFSHIGLVNAAWAISEAEAKVRGQ, from the coding sequence ATGAGCAGCGAGCCGATTGCGGATTATGCCCTGTTGTCCGACTGCTGCTCCGCGGCGCTGGTGAGCGCAGCAGGCTCCGTGGACTGGCTCTGCTTTCCGCGGTTCGACAGCCCCTCGGTGTTCGGCCGGGTCCTCGGCCCCGAGGCGGGATTCTGGTCGGTCCGCCCCGTCGGCGAACACACTTCAACGCGGCGCTACCTCGGGCCCACGATGGTCCTCGAGACCACCCACACGGCCCCCGGCGGACGCATGACGGTCACCGACGCCCTCGTGCTCGGCGACGGTAAGAGGGGCCACGACCTCGGGGCGGATTCGCCGGGAAGCCTGCTGCGCCAGGTCTCGTGCACCGCGGGATCCGTCGACGCAGAGATCGTCCTCTCTGCGCGGCCGGACTACGGGCTTGCCCGGCCGCGGCTGAGCGCGACGCAGGGCGGGATCCTGCTTCGAGCGGGGGCCACTGGGCTATTCTTCTCCACCCCGGTTGCCTTCGAAGTCCAGGCGGGCACCGCGCGGGCCCGGGTGAGTCTCCGCGCGGGAGACGTCCTGGGCTTCGCGTTGGAGTTCCAGGCGGGCGGGAACGGGGAACCTGTGTCCTGGAGCCAGGCGGACATCGCGCGGCGGCTGGCGGACACCGTGCAGGGCTGGACCAGCTGGTCCGAGATGCACCAGGGCTACCAGGGCCCGTGGCAGGAACTGGTCGCGGCCAGTGGCCGGATCCTCCAGGCGCTGAGCTACTACCCGACCGGGGCGATCGTGGCCGCACCGACGACGTCCCTGCCGGAAGTGGAGGGTGGAACGCGCAACTGGGACTACCGCTACAGCTGGATCCGGGACGCGAGCATGACGCTGCAGGCGCTCTGGGTGGCGGCCTGCCCGGACGAGGCGGGGAAGTTTTTCCAGTTCCTGGCCACCGCGGCCGCGAGCCGGCTTGCCGGCGGTGAGGAGTTGCAGATCATGTTCGGCGTTGGCGGCGAATGCGAGCTGCCCGAACGCGAACTGACCCACCTGCCGGGCTGGCGCGGCAGCTCTCCGGTGCGCGTGGGCAACGGCGCCTGCAACCAGCGCCAGCTCGATGTCTACGGTGAACTGCTCGACGCCGCCGCCACCCTGCCCGGATATCTCGCGGAGCTGGCCCCGGAAACCCGCAGATTCCTCGCCGACGCCGCCGACGCCGCGGCCGCCCGTTGGCAGGACCGCGACCACGGCATCTGGGAGGTCCGCGGCGAACGGCGCCACTACCTGCACTCCAAGCTTCTGTGCTGGGTGGCCGTCGACCGGGCGATCGGCCTCGCCGGGCTCCTGCAGGCCGAGGACAAGGTCCCGCGCTGGACCGGGACGAGGGACCGGATTGCCGCGTCCATCCGGGCCGAGGGATGGAGCGACGCCGCGAATGCCTACACCCAGTCCTACGGCTCCCAGGCCCTGGACGCCTCAGCGCTGATGCTCTCCATCGTGGGCTTCCTCCCGCCCGACGACCCGGGAATCCTCGCCACGATCGAGGCCATCGAACAGCGGCTCACCGACCCCCGGGGCCTCGTCTACCGTTACCGGTCCGGGGACGGGCTGCCGGGGGAGGAGGGCACCTTCCTGCTCTGCACCTTCTGGCTGGCCCACGCCCTGGCCCTCGCCGGGCGCACCGAACGGGCGCGGGCGGTCTTCGAACGGGCCGCCGTGTTCGCCACGGACCTGGGCCTGCTGGCCGAAGAAGTGGCTCCGGACAGCGGTGAGCTCCTGGGCAATTTTCCGCAGGCGTTCAGCCACATCGGGCTCGTCAACGCCGCCTGGGCCATCAGCGAAGCGGAGGCCAAGGTCCGTGGACAATGA